In Paenibacillus guangzhouensis, a single window of DNA contains:
- the atpD gene encoding F0F1 ATP synthase subunit beta, with protein MKKGRVISVTGPVVDIEFERGQLPEILNAIKIEQPAKSEKEVSVNLIVETATHLGDNLVRCIAMSSTDGLVRGTEAVDLGAPISVPVGEATLGRVFNVLGEAIDKKGEVTAAVRNPIHRPAPSFDELSVQAEILETGIKVIDLLAPYTKGGKIGLFGGAGVGKTVTIQELINNIAQEHGGISVFAGVGERTREGNDLYHEMTDSGVIGKTAMIFGQMNEPPGARLRVALTGLTMAEYFRDEEGKDVLLFIDNIFRFTQAGSEVSALLGRMPSAVGYQPTLATEMGQLQERITSTKKGSVTSIQAIYVPADDYTDPAPATTFAHLDATTNLERKISEMGIFPAVDPLASSSRILAPEIVGEEHYNVAQGVKRILQRYKELQDIIAILGMDELSEDDKLTVARARKIQRFLSQPFHVAEPFTGNKGIYVPIKETVRSFKEILDGKHDELPEAAFMYVGTIEQAVEKAKTL; from the coding sequence ATGAAAAAGGGACGCGTTATTTCCGTTACGGGTCCGGTTGTTGACATTGAATTCGAACGTGGTCAATTGCCGGAAATTCTGAACGCGATCAAAATTGAACAACCAGCGAAATCCGAGAAAGAAGTTTCTGTGAACTTAATCGTAGAAACGGCGACTCACCTAGGTGATAACTTGGTTCGTTGTATCGCGATGTCCTCAACAGATGGTCTCGTTCGCGGCACTGAAGCAGTAGACTTGGGTGCTCCGATCTCCGTTCCTGTTGGTGAAGCAACACTTGGCCGCGTATTTAACGTACTTGGCGAAGCTATCGATAAAAAAGGTGAAGTGACTGCAGCAGTTCGCAACCCAATTCACCGTCCGGCTCCTTCTTTCGATGAGCTTTCTGTACAAGCAGAAATCCTCGAGACAGGGATCAAAGTTATCGACTTGCTTGCTCCATATACAAAAGGCGGTAAAATCGGTCTTTTCGGTGGTGCAGGTGTAGGTAAAACCGTTACAATCCAAGAGTTGATCAACAACATCGCACAAGAGCACGGCGGTATCTCCGTATTCGCGGGTGTTGGTGAGCGTACGCGTGAAGGTAACGACTTGTACCATGAGATGACAGATTCCGGCGTTATCGGCAAAACTGCGATGATCTTCGGTCAGATGAACGAGCCTCCAGGTGCACGTCTTCGTGTCGCTCTGACAGGTCTTACAATGGCTGAATATTTCCGTGATGAAGAAGGAAAAGACGTTCTCTTGTTCATCGATAACATCTTCCGCTTTACTCAAGCAGGTTCTGAGGTATCCGCACTACTCGGACGTATGCCGTCCGCGGTAGGTTACCAACCAACGCTTGCGACAGAGATGGGTCAATTGCAAGAGCGTATTACATCGACGAAGAAAGGTTCTGTAACATCGATTCAAGCGATTTACGTACCTGCCGATGACTATACGGATCCAGCTCCAGCAACAACGTTTGCTCACTTGGATGCAACGACGAACTTGGAGCGTAAAATCTCTGAGATGGGTATCTTCCCAGCGGTAGATCCGCTCGCTTCCAGCTCCCGTATCTTGGCGCCGGAAATCGTAGGGGAAGAGCACTATAACGTAGCACAAGGCGTTAAACGTATTCTTCAACGTTATAAAGAATTGCAAGACATCATCGCGATCCTTGGTATGGATGAGCTTAGCGAAGATGATAAATTGACCGTTGCTCGTGCGCGTAAAATTCAACGTTTCTTGTCCCAGCCATTCCACGTGGCAGAGCCTTTCACAGGCAACAAAGGTATCTATGTACCAATTAAAGAAACGGTTCGCTCATTCAAAGAAATCTTGGATGGTAAACATGACGAGCTTCCAGAAGCAGCATTCATGTACGTTGGTACAATTGAACAAGCTGTAGAGAAAGCGAAAACGTTGTAA
- a CDS encoding F0F1 ATP synthase subunit epsilon translates to MSTFLLEIVTPERKVYAKEVNMVSVKGVEGELGILAHHIPLVTPLKVAPVVIKTNGKVEELAVHGGFVQIGKDKVVILAETAELPGDIDYNRAKAARERAERRLANKKDNIDHRRAELALQRALARIEVSEHKI, encoded by the coding sequence GTGAGTACCTTTTTATTGGAAATCGTAACTCCAGAGCGTAAAGTGTACGCAAAGGAAGTCAATATGGTTAGCGTAAAGGGAGTCGAGGGTGAGCTAGGTATTCTAGCGCACCACATTCCGCTCGTAACACCTTTGAAGGTTGCTCCCGTGGTCATCAAGACGAACGGCAAAGTGGAAGAACTTGCAGTTCATGGTGGATTCGTTCAAATTGGCAAAGACAAAGTGGTCATCCTCGCTGAGACGGCTGAACTTCCTGGCGATATCGATTATAACCGGGCAAAGGCAGCAAGAGAGCGCGCTGAGCGTCGTCTTGCCAACAAGAAGGATAACATTGATCACCGCCGTGCAGAGCTGGCTCTCCAAAGAGCGCTTGCTCGTATCGAAGTGAGTGAACACAAGATCTAA
- a CDS encoding NADH-quinone oxidoreductase subunit A, whose protein sequence is MEYSNNYVIVAIFIVLGILLPVVALTVGRFLRPSKPTEIKQTTYESGNEPVGVGQVRFNIRYYLFALMFVIFDVETVFLYPWAVAYNQLGLFVLVEMLIFVALLLVGLIYAWKKKVLKWNSI, encoded by the coding sequence ATGGAGTACTCGAATAACTATGTCATTGTAGCGATCTTCATTGTGCTGGGGATTTTGTTACCAGTGGTAGCGCTTACAGTGGGAAGATTTCTAAGACCTAGCAAACCTACCGAAATCAAGCAAACAACCTATGAAAGTGGGAATGAGCCGGTAGGGGTAGGGCAGGTACGATTTAATATCCGTTATTACCTGTTTGCTCTGATGTTTGTTATTTTCGATGTGGAGACCGTGTTTCTTTACCCGTGGGCCGTTGCGTATAATCAGCTTGGACTCTTCGTACTTGTTGAGATGCTGATTTTTGTCGCATTGTTGCTTGTGGGGCTCATATACGCTTGGAAGAAGAAGGTGCTCAAATGGAACTCAATTTAG
- a CDS encoding NuoB/complex I 20 kDa subunit family protein, whose protein sequence is MELNLESISPEERQELERNVFMGTLEQLKAWARSNSLWPLTFGLACCAIEMMGTGASHYDLDRFGVIFRTSPRQSDVMIVAGTVTKKMGPLLRRLYDQMPEPKWVIAMGSCATAGGPYVKSYAVMKGVDQIVPVDVYIPGCPPNPAALIYGINKLQEKIRYEAKTGKQVTNR, encoded by the coding sequence ATGGAACTCAATTTAGAATCAATCAGTCCTGAGGAACGTCAGGAGCTAGAACGAAATGTATTCATGGGAACACTGGAACAATTGAAGGCGTGGGCGCGAAGCAACTCGCTCTGGCCGCTTACCTTCGGGCTTGCATGTTGTGCGATTGAAATGATGGGAACGGGAGCCTCCCACTATGATTTGGACCGATTTGGCGTTATATTCCGCACATCGCCTCGTCAATCTGACGTGATGATCGTGGCAGGGACAGTAACGAAGAAAATGGGTCCTTTATTGCGTCGTCTATACGATCAAATGCCTGAACCGAAATGGGTTATTGCGATGGGGTCTTGCGCAACCGCAGGCGGTCCTTATGTGAAATCTTATGCCGTCATGAAAGGTGTGGATCAGATCGTACCAGTCGATGTCTACATCCCGGGCTGCCCGCCGAACCCGGCTGCATTAATCTACGGGATTAATAAATTACAAGAGAAGATTCGATATGAAGCGAAGACCGGGAAGCAGGTGACGAACCGATGA
- a CDS encoding NADH-quinone oxidoreductase subunit C, which produces MSDEQDVKPDKPERKIMTPEEREAKIKAAAEAREARERAKAEAAGEAPAKAETDTTEAPAAEASTDGTAAAKPERKIMTPEEREAKIQAAAEARAARERAKADAGGGDAPAAEGAAEAKPERKVLTDEEKEAKAKAAAEARAARAKAKEEAEAAEAAPKEPSYNQPRLDRAIAILKEKIAEDVVEESSINENNNHLPTLTLKNEHWYKSAELLKHDPEFQCDYLRNVSGTDHETHMEVVYHMVSIATQHEYCIRVKTDRDQPSVDSVTPIWQTANWNEREIYDLLGIAFPGHPDLRRIMMSDDWVGHPLRKDYVPLDSEV; this is translated from the coding sequence ATGAGCGACGAGCAGGACGTAAAGCCTGATAAACCGGAACGCAAGATCATGACGCCGGAGGAACGCGAAGCGAAGATCAAGGCTGCAGCAGAAGCAAGAGAAGCGCGAGAACGTGCGAAGGCAGAAGCAGCCGGTGAAGCACCGGCAAAGGCGGAAACAGATACGACGGAGGCGCCTGCGGCGGAAGCATCTACGGATGGCACTGCAGCTGCGAAACCGGAACGTAAGATCATGACGCCGGAGGAGCGCGAGGCGAAGATTCAAGCGGCAGCGGAGGCACGTGCGGCACGCGAACGCGCAAAAGCCGACGCAGGTGGCGGAGATGCACCGGCAGCGGAAGGTGCTGCTGAAGCGAAGCCTGAGCGTAAGGTGCTGACGGACGAAGAGAAGGAAGCGAAAGCCAAGGCAGCAGCAGAAGCAAGAGCAGCCAGAGCCAAAGCGAAGGAAGAAGCGGAGGCCGCTGAAGCTGCGCCGAAGGAGCCTTCCTATAACCAGCCTCGCTTAGACCGTGCCATTGCGATTCTCAAAGAGAAAATAGCAGAAGACGTGGTGGAAGAGTCCTCGATTAACGAGAACAACAACCATCTTCCGACGCTGACGCTTAAGAATGAGCATTGGTACAAGAGTGCAGAGCTGCTCAAGCATGACCCGGAATTTCAATGCGACTACCTTCGGAATGTGTCGGGTACCGACCATGAGACGCATATGGAAGTGGTCTATCATATGGTATCCATCGCGACGCAGCACGAATATTGCATTCGTGTGAAGACGGATCGTGATCAGCCGTCCGTCGATTCGGTGACACCGATTTGGCAAACGGCCAATTGGAATGAGCGTGAAATCTATGACTTACTTGGTATCGCTTTTCCGGGTCATCCCGATTTGCGCCGCATTATGATGTCCGACGATTGGGTGGGGCATCCACTGCGCAAAGACTATGTACCGCTAGATTCGGAGGTGTAA
- a CDS encoding NADH-quinone oxidoreductase subunit D, which translates to MIRTEELLLNVGPQHPSTHGVFRIVVKLDGEVIKEATPVMGYLHRGTEKLAEDLNYTQIIPYTDRMDYVSAMTNNYVLVHAVEKMMQLEIPERAEYLRLIVMELQRLASHMVWWGTYLLDIGAMSPFLYAFRDREIIIDLFNELCGARLTYNYMRVGGVKWDASDSWIDKVREFIPYMKKKLVEYDNLVSGNEIFLQRIIGVGKYDAQTAIDYGLSGANLRCTGVNWDLRKNEPYSIYDRFDFDVPLGTNGDCYDRYVIRMEEMRQTLRILEQAIEQFPKDGEIMGKVPRVIRPPAGEIYARIESPRGEIGAYIVSKGKAEPYRLKFRRPSFVNLQILPKLLVGETMTNLITILGGVDIVVGEVDC; encoded by the coding sequence GTGATTCGGACAGAAGAACTTCTATTGAACGTAGGACCGCAGCATCCCAGTACCCATGGCGTATTTCGGATCGTCGTGAAATTGGATGGCGAAGTGATTAAGGAAGCCACACCTGTTATGGGCTATCTCCACCGGGGGACAGAGAAGCTGGCTGAGGATTTGAACTATACGCAGATTATCCCTTATACCGACCGTATGGATTACGTGTCTGCCATGACGAATAACTATGTGCTGGTGCATGCGGTAGAGAAAATGATGCAGCTCGAAATCCCTGAGCGTGCGGAATATCTAAGACTGATCGTGATGGAGCTGCAGCGTCTCGCGAGCCACATGGTATGGTGGGGAACCTACTTGCTGGATATTGGCGCAATGAGCCCTTTCCTATATGCTTTCCGGGATCGCGAGATTATCATCGATTTGTTCAATGAACTGTGCGGGGCTCGTCTAACTTATAACTATATGCGTGTAGGCGGTGTGAAGTGGGATGCATCGGATAGCTGGATCGATAAGGTGCGCGAGTTCATTCCTTACATGAAGAAGAAGCTCGTCGAGTATGACAACCTGGTCAGTGGGAACGAGATCTTCCTACAGCGAATTATCGGGGTCGGCAAGTATGATGCTCAGACGGCGATTGATTATGGATTAAGCGGAGCGAACTTACGGTGTACCGGAGTGAATTGGGATCTGCGGAAAAATGAGCCGTACAGCATCTACGATCGGTTCGATTTCGATGTCCCGCTCGGTACCAATGGCGATTGCTATGACCGCTATGTCATTCGGATGGAAGAGATGAGACAAACACTGCGTATCCTAGAGCAAGCGATTGAACAATTCCCGAAGGACGGCGAGATTATGGGCAAAGTTCCACGTGTCATTCGTCCGCCGGCAGGCGAGATCTATGCGCGCATCGAATCGCCACGTGGTGAGATCGGTGCTTATATCGTCTCGAAAGGGAAAGCAGAACCGTATCGCTTGAAGTTCAGACGCCCTTCCTTCGTGAATCTGCAGATTTTACCGAAGCTGCTCGTCGGGGAGACCATGACGAACCTCATTACGATTCTGGGCGGCGTCGATATCGTCGTTGGGGAGGTTGACTGTTAA
- the nuoH gene encoding NADH-quinone oxidoreductase subunit NuoH, translating into MGAWLQESLTWTNFAIFLAWSVVFLFIVLGFVTYAIYYERKVIGWMQGRIGPNRVGPFGLFQTVADIMKLLMKEDTIPRAADRWLFILAPVITYVPAFAVLVVIPYTDSLYFTDLNVGLLYYGALSCISTIGIILGGWASNNKYSLLGGMRSAAQMISYEIPLVISIVGVIMTSGSLSLRTIVNGQGDAFWQWNFLPQIIGFVVFIIAAVSELNRTPFDLPEAESELVAGYHVEYSGFRFAFFMLAEYVYMFAIAALTTVLFLGGWHAPLPFLTFIPGIIWFILKFAFCVFFLFWLRATMPRIRVDQLMSFGWKVLLPLSLLNVFVTAIYMELFIK; encoded by the coding sequence ATGGGCGCTTGGTTGCAAGAGTCGTTAACTTGGACGAATTTTGCTATATTTCTAGCCTGGAGTGTAGTTTTTCTATTCATTGTATTAGGGTTCGTAACCTATGCCATCTACTACGAACGCAAAGTCATTGGATGGATGCAAGGTCGGATCGGTCCGAACCGCGTAGGCCCTTTCGGATTGTTCCAGACGGTTGCTGATATTATGAAGTTGCTGATGAAAGAGGATACCATTCCTCGCGCGGCGGACCGTTGGCTATTCATCCTCGCTCCGGTGATTACGTATGTACCTGCTTTTGCGGTATTGGTCGTCATTCCTTATACGGATTCGTTATATTTTACCGACTTGAATGTCGGATTGTTATACTACGGTGCATTATCTTGTATTTCGACGATTGGGATTATTCTCGGCGGCTGGGCTTCCAATAACAAATACTCCTTGCTCGGTGGGATGCGTTCCGCTGCGCAGATGATTAGTTACGAGATCCCGCTCGTCATTTCCATTGTCGGTGTCATTATGACCAGTGGCAGCTTAAGCCTCCGCACGATCGTGAATGGCCAAGGGGATGCCTTCTGGCAGTGGAACTTCCTGCCGCAAATCATTGGATTCGTTGTCTTCATTATCGCAGCGGTCTCCGAGCTAAACCGGACGCCATTCGATTTACCTGAAGCAGAGTCTGAGCTCGTTGCAGGGTATCACGTCGAATATAGTGGTTTCCGATTCGCATTCTTCATGCTGGCAGAGTATGTCTATATGTTTGCAATTGCAGCATTAACGACGGTTCTATTCCTCGGTGGATGGCATGCGCCGCTTCCGTTCCTTACATTCATTCCGGGCATCATCTGGTTCATTTTGAAATTCGCATTTTGCGTGTTCTTCTTGTTCTGGCTGCGTGCGACGATGCCGCGGATTCGTGTGGATCAGCTTATGAGCTTCGGCTGGAAAGTACTGCTCCCGCTATCGCTCCTGAATGTGTTCGTGACGGCCATCTACATGGAACTATTCATCAAATAG
- the nuoI gene encoding NADH-quinone oxidoreductase subunit NuoI, translating into MKGLLKGLGVTFKTMTAKKVTYKYPDVPLEMPDRFRGIQYFDPEKCIVCNQCARICPTECLTLTGKPNPDPEKKGKVIDTFDINFELCILCDLCTEVCPTEAVVMTNNFELAAYSRDDLFKNKEWLYENNNNIRKENNSAMTTRGGVKKDV; encoded by the coding sequence ATGAAGGGATTACTTAAAGGGCTGGGTGTCACGTTCAAGACGATGACCGCCAAAAAAGTAACATATAAATACCCGGATGTACCGCTCGAAATGCCGGATCGCTTTCGTGGAATTCAGTATTTTGATCCGGAGAAATGCATCGTGTGCAATCAGTGTGCGAGAATCTGTCCGACAGAATGTCTGACGCTGACGGGTAAACCGAATCCGGATCCCGAGAAGAAAGGGAAAGTGATCGACACGTTCGACATCAACTTCGAGCTCTGCATTCTCTGTGATCTATGTACCGAAGTCTGTCCGACGGAAGCTGTCGTCATGACGAATAATTTCGAGCTTGCAGCCTATAGCCGTGATGATCTATTCAAGAATAAAGAGTGGTTGTACGAGAACAACAACAATATTCGTAAGGAGAATAACTCGGCGATGACGACGAGGGGGGGCGTCAAGAAAGATGTTTAA
- a CDS encoding NADH-quinone oxidoreductase subunit J, with the protein MFNLSFQLTGEYVAFFILAVCIIAGAVLMLSFNKVIHMVVSLAFAFIGLAGMYVLLNAEFVAFVQVLIYAGAISILMIFGIMMTRHDQKDEELRRPWHEAITAVGCLALFGLLFYAIRVTELPAATWDPPQNNTLEIGKLLYTEHVIPFELMSVLLTVAFIGAIVIAKREED; encoded by the coding sequence ATGTTTAATTTGAGCTTCCAGCTGACAGGCGAATATGTCGCCTTCTTCATCCTCGCCGTATGCATTATCGCCGGCGCGGTCTTAATGCTTAGCTTCAATAAAGTCATTCATATGGTGGTCTCGCTCGCATTTGCTTTTATCGGGCTGGCAGGGATGTACGTGCTACTAAACGCGGAATTTGTTGCCTTCGTCCAAGTGCTCATCTATGCAGGAGCCATCTCCATCCTCATGATCTTCGGCATTATGATGACGCGCCATGATCAGAAGGATGAGGAGCTCCGCAGACCGTGGCACGAGGCTATAACAGCGGTAGGATGTCTAGCGTTGTTCGGATTATTGTTCTACGCCATTCGCGTAACGGAGCTGCCTGCAGCAACTTGGGATCCTCCGCAGAATAATACGCTAGAGATCGGGAAGCTGCTCTATACGGAGCATGTTATCCCATTTGAGCTGATGTCGGTGCTGCTCACGGTTGCGTTTATCGGGGCAATCGTGATCGCCAAAAGGGAGGAGGACTAA
- the nuoK gene encoding NADH-quinone oxidoreductase subunit NuoK: MSGMLGSYLMLAAILFCLGLYGALTKRSAVVVLLSIELMLNAVNLNLVAFSKYGVVPGLKGQIFSLFNISIAAAEAAIGIAILIALYRNKGTANVDEFNEMKR, from the coding sequence ATGAGCGGAATGTTAGGGTCGTATCTGATGCTCGCTGCCATTTTGTTCTGCCTTGGTCTGTACGGTGCATTAACGAAACGGAGCGCTGTTGTCGTCCTATTATCCATTGAATTGATGCTGAATGCGGTGAACTTGAATCTCGTCGCATTTTCGAAATATGGGGTTGTTCCAGGACTGAAGGGCCAGATCTTCTCGCTCTTTAACATCTCGATTGCCGCTGCGGAAGCTGCGATCGGTATCGCGATCCTCATCGCGTTATACCGGAATAAGGGAACAGCGAATGTGGATGAATTCAATGAGATGAAGCGATAA